A single genomic interval of Halorubrum aethiopicum harbors:
- a CDS encoding DUF7351 domain-containing protein has translation MSRFGHEVDSESEIDDDIEENSQSLPEEGHLGTEFTDEGMLPAEAFSLLGSDTRIEILQAMSAANADASPVGFTELFERVDIEDSANFNYHLQKLTGHFIKRSEDGYEFRHPGRKVVSSIFAGTLTDRTQLGFFPVDGDCHRCEGDLHGWYVDEVLTIACVDCATVLVRYPFPPGGIDERTPAELLQAFHHYVRHHYCMAADGVCPECTGSVDTELVYEPARDGRLDVIVEHTCQRCGYDLQSSVGVNLLDNAEVLMFHSERGIDLSTEPFWHFEWCVSDEHTTVVSEDPLRLRINIQCDGDELRIVLDDSLSVIETARHERLSY, from the coding sequence ATGAGCCGGTTCGGCCACGAGGTGGACTCCGAGAGCGAGATCGACGACGATATCGAGGAAAACTCGCAGTCCCTCCCGGAGGAGGGACACCTCGGAACGGAGTTCACCGACGAGGGGATGCTTCCCGCGGAGGCGTTCTCGCTGCTCGGGAGCGACACCCGTATCGAGATCCTCCAGGCGATGTCGGCGGCGAACGCCGACGCGTCGCCGGTGGGCTTCACCGAGTTGTTCGAACGGGTCGACATCGAGGACAGCGCCAACTTCAACTATCACCTCCAGAAGCTCACTGGCCACTTCATCAAACGGAGCGAGGACGGCTACGAGTTCCGTCATCCCGGTCGAAAGGTGGTCAGCTCGATCTTTGCCGGGACGCTCACCGACCGCACTCAACTCGGGTTCTTTCCGGTCGACGGGGACTGTCACCGCTGTGAGGGGGACCTACACGGGTGGTACGTCGACGAGGTTCTCACGATCGCCTGCGTCGATTGCGCGACGGTTCTCGTGAGGTATCCGTTTCCTCCCGGCGGGATCGACGAGCGAACGCCCGCGGAGCTCCTCCAGGCGTTCCATCACTACGTTCGCCACCACTACTGTATGGCCGCGGACGGCGTCTGCCCCGAGTGTACCGGGTCGGTCGACACCGAACTCGTCTACGAACCGGCACGAGACGGACGCCTCGACGTGATCGTCGAGCACACCTGCCAGCGATGTGGATACGATCTCCAGTCCAGCGTGGGCGTGAATCTGCTCGATAACGCCGAGGTACTCATGTTCCACTCCGAACGCGGTATCGACCTGAGCACGGAACCGTTCTGGCACTTCGAGTGGTGTGTGAGCGATGAGCATACGACGGTGGTGTCGGAGGACCCGCTACGTCTACGCATCAACATCCAGTGTGACGGCGACGAACTCCGTATCGTGCTTGACGATTCCCTCTCAGTGATCGAAACGGCACGACACGAACGGCTCTCGTACTGA
- a CDS encoding (R)-mandelonitrile lyase, which produces MDVIEIGSRPSVDGPDEYFTGDTRIDPLFDAHDDANATAANVTFEPGARTAWHTHPLGQRLIVTSGCGLVQRDGGAIERIRAGDVVWFPPDEKHWHGATPDNAMTHIAVQEERDGEAVTWLEHVTDEEYPDSEG; this is translated from the coding sequence ATGGACGTCATCGAAATCGGCTCACGGCCCTCCGTCGACGGTCCCGACGAGTACTTCACGGGCGACACGCGGATCGATCCGCTGTTCGACGCACACGACGATGCTAACGCGACGGCGGCGAACGTCACGTTCGAGCCGGGCGCTCGGACCGCGTGGCACACCCATCCGCTCGGACAGCGGCTGATCGTGACGAGCGGCTGTGGGCTGGTCCAGCGCGACGGCGGAGCGATCGAGCGGATCCGAGCGGGCGACGTGGTCTGGTTCCCCCCGGACGAGAAACACTGGCACGGTGCGACGCCGGACAACGCGATGACGCACATCGCCGTTCAGGAGGAACGGGATGGGGAGGCCGTGACCTGGCTGGAACACGTCACCGACGAGGAGTACCCGGATTCGGAGGGGTAA
- a CDS encoding SDR family oxidoreductase, producing MTTEFGSELDGQVAVVTGASSGIGSATAESLATRGASVVLAARRRDELEALADRIEEGDGEALVVPTDVTDDDDIDELVEATLDEYGRIDILVNNAGVMPLAHIAEADRETLQTTIDVNLSGLITLTHAVVPTMMEQGSGHVVNLSSVVGRFLQENSAHYNAAKAGVKTFGDSLRLDIADAGIRVATIEPGAVDTELLDHIPDEELQAGVKEYVGSMDALAPEDIARTITFVVTQPERVDINEVLIRPLDQVQP from the coding sequence ATGACAACGGAGTTCGGTTCGGAACTGGACGGACAGGTCGCGGTGGTCACCGGCGCTTCCTCCGGCATCGGCAGTGCGACCGCCGAGTCGCTCGCGACCCGAGGCGCGAGCGTCGTCCTCGCCGCTCGACGGAGGGACGAACTCGAGGCGCTCGCCGATCGTATCGAGGAAGGCGACGGCGAGGCGCTCGTCGTCCCGACGGACGTCACCGACGACGACGACATCGACGAGTTGGTCGAGGCGACGCTCGACGAGTACGGTCGAATCGATATCCTCGTGAACAACGCCGGCGTGATGCCGCTCGCACACATCGCGGAGGCGGACCGCGAGACGCTTCAGACGACCATCGACGTGAACCTCAGCGGGCTCATCACGCTCACACACGCCGTCGTTCCGACGATGATGGAACAGGGGAGCGGCCACGTCGTCAACCTCTCCTCCGTCGTCGGGCGGTTCCTCCAGGAGAACAGCGCCCACTACAACGCGGCGAAGGCGGGCGTGAAGACGTTCGGCGACTCGCTCCGCCTCGACATCGCGGACGCGGGCATCCGCGTCGCCACTATCGAGCCGGGCGCGGTCGACACCGAACTCCTCGACCACATTCCCGACGAGGAGCTCCAGGCGGGCGTCAAGGAGTACGTCGGGTCGATGGACGCGCTCGCGCCGGAGGACATCGCCCGGACCATCACCTTCGTCGTCACGCAACCGGAGCGCGTCGACATCAACGAAGTCCTGATCCGCCCGCTCGATCAGGTCCAGCCCTGA
- a CDS encoding fumarylacetoacetate hydrolase family protein — MRIGQYRTTDAETPWSGIRTDDGAVVDLAEAGEAAGIDIPARTSDLLADWEWRRKVDLAVEYAAETGVGTRDPADLDRAAPVDDPQKVVCVGLNYRDHAEEGDNPIPDEPVLFSKFPTSVVGPDDPVRWDPDYTEKVDYEAELVAVIGERARRVDPEEAMDHVAGFTVGNDVSARDLQHGDGQWVRGKSLDTFAPTGPDLVTTDEIDDPHDLEIFAEINGERLQESSTANLIFGVDELISFCSRAFTLEPGDLVFTGTPPGVGVYREPPVLLGDGDTVTIGVEGVGELTNSFETE, encoded by the coding sequence ATGCGAATCGGACAATACCGAACGACGGACGCGGAGACCCCCTGGAGCGGCATCAGAACTGACGACGGCGCGGTCGTCGACCTCGCCGAGGCTGGGGAGGCCGCCGGGATCGACATCCCCGCCCGAACGAGCGACCTCCTCGCCGACTGGGAGTGGCGACGGAAGGTCGACCTCGCGGTCGAGTACGCCGCGGAGACCGGCGTCGGAACCCGCGACCCGGCCGACCTCGATCGCGCCGCCCCCGTCGACGACCCGCAGAAGGTCGTCTGCGTCGGGCTGAACTACCGCGACCACGCCGAGGAGGGGGACAATCCCATCCCGGACGAGCCGGTCCTTTTCTCGAAGTTCCCCACCTCGGTCGTCGGCCCTGACGACCCGGTCCGGTGGGACCCCGACTACACCGAGAAGGTCGACTACGAGGCGGAACTCGTCGCCGTGATCGGCGAGCGCGCCCGCCGGGTCGACCCCGAGGAAGCCATGGACCACGTGGCGGGGTTCACCGTCGGCAACGACGTCTCCGCGCGCGACCTCCAGCACGGCGACGGCCAGTGGGTCCGCGGCAAGAGCCTCGACACCTTCGCGCCGACCGGTCCCGACCTCGTCACGACCGACGAGATCGACGACCCGCACGACCTCGAGATCTTCGCCGAGATCAACGGCGAGCGCCTCCAGGAGTCGTCGACCGCGAACCTCATCTTCGGCGTCGACGAGCTGATATCGTTCTGTAGCCGAGCGTTCACGCTCGAGCCCGGCGACCTCGTCTTCACAGGTACGCCGCCCGGCGTCGGCGTCTACCGCGAGCCGCCGGTCCTGCTCGGCGACGGCGATACGGTGACCATCGGCGTCGAGGGCGTCGGCGAACTGACGAACTCGTTCGAGACGGAGTGA
- a CDS encoding amidohydrolase family protein: MTQTIVRNGTVVSLDPEVGDFDEADVLIEDGEIVEVGPGLSASNAEEIDASDHVVVPGFVDSHIHLAQTQVRGIAGDWSLMGEYFDHMLGNITGLYRPEDMYLGGLFGAFEKLHTGTTTALDWSYPNTLEHGERAVDALKDAGLRAVYTYGPPGDDAAKWWYESDVGLPEAKIRDLDEEKIRDDDLLDLGIGLRGPDFCTDETARGDLELARDLDALATIHMGAALWPSSVYGGDYQGFGCLEDLLGPDVNVAHGNHFAQEEVDHAVEQGVSFSSTPEVEMQMGHGIPVTGKVLEAGGRPTWGVDVCSNVSGDMGSQMRIGMQLQRMFDNQAVLEGDEEVTGVSITARDTLEMATIEGAKALGMDDEIGTITPGKRADLVCFDASDFMTAPSHSPVQTVVFQSDPSHIDTVLVDGEVVKRDGELTNPKVHEEFDRFVASGERLIEEAGIDL; the protein is encoded by the coding sequence ATGACACAAACGATCGTGCGGAACGGGACGGTCGTCTCGCTCGACCCCGAGGTGGGCGACTTCGACGAGGCCGACGTCCTGATCGAGGACGGCGAGATCGTCGAGGTGGGTCCCGGACTCTCGGCGTCGAACGCCGAGGAGATCGACGCCAGCGACCACGTCGTCGTCCCCGGCTTCGTCGACTCGCACATCCACCTCGCACAGACGCAGGTCAGGGGCATCGCCGGAGACTGGTCGCTCATGGGCGAGTACTTCGACCACATGCTCGGCAACATCACCGGGCTGTACCGACCCGAGGACATGTACCTCGGCGGCCTCTTCGGTGCCTTCGAGAAACTCCACACGGGGACGACCACGGCCCTGGACTGGTCGTACCCCAACACGCTCGAACACGGCGAACGCGCCGTCGACGCGCTGAAGGACGCCGGACTGCGCGCGGTGTACACCTACGGTCCGCCGGGCGACGACGCGGCGAAGTGGTGGTACGAGAGCGACGTCGGCCTCCCCGAAGCGAAGATCCGCGACCTCGACGAGGAGAAGATCCGCGACGACGACCTACTCGACCTGGGGATCGGACTCCGCGGCCCGGACTTCTGTACCGACGAGACCGCCCGCGGCGACCTGGAACTGGCCCGAGACCTCGACGCGCTCGCGACGATCCACATGGGCGCGGCGTTGTGGCCCTCCTCCGTCTACGGCGGGGACTACCAGGGCTTCGGCTGTCTCGAGGACCTCCTCGGTCCCGACGTCAACGTCGCCCACGGGAACCACTTCGCCCAGGAGGAGGTCGATCACGCCGTCGAGCAGGGGGTCTCCTTCTCGTCGACGCCGGAGGTCGAGATGCAGATGGGTCACGGCATCCCCGTCACCGGGAAGGTGCTCGAGGCGGGCGGCCGCCCGACGTGGGGCGTTGACGTCTGCTCGAACGTCAGCGGCGACATGGGCAGCCAGATGCGGATCGGCATGCAGCTCCAGCGGATGTTCGACAACCAGGCCGTCCTGGAGGGCGACGAGGAGGTCACCGGGGTGAGCATCACCGCGCGCGACACCCTCGAGATGGCCACCATCGAGGGCGCGAAGGCGCTCGGCATGGACGACGAGATCGGCACCATCACGCCCGGCAAGCGCGCCGACCTCGTCTGCTTCGACGCCTCCGACTTCATGACCGCGCCCTCGCACTCGCCGGTCCAGACGGTCGTGTTCCAGTCGGACCCCTCCCACATCGACACCGTCCTCGTCGACGGCGAGGTCGTCAAACGCGACGGCGAGCTGACGAACCCGAAGGTTCACGAGGAGTTCGACCGGTTCGTCGCCTCCGGCGAGCGCCTGATCGAGGAGGCCGGGATCGATCTGTAA
- a CDS encoding TetR/AcrR family transcriptional regulator yields the protein MSESSSGSANESVESAESASEGSSSEESTADDAVSSKDTKEVIMEATFRALSKHGYKDLRMRDIGEEMDLTRQVIHYHFDGKYDLMSSFLEHIIDQYEGSVVVEHDADPRTELRARVDQCLFGPEFEEFGHWDRMKVYHELYTQAQNDGEHREVFNEHYERIRGSIVEVVEEGIEEGVFRDVDAERMGQLITDVIHAARGRRISLGHEDAPEEAREAMDEFILESLERTE from the coding sequence ATGAGCGAATCATCGAGCGGATCGGCGAACGAGTCCGTCGAATCCGCCGAATCCGCCTCCGAGGGGTCCTCTTCCGAGGAGTCCACCGCGGACGACGCGGTCTCCTCGAAGGACACGAAGGAGGTGATCATGGAGGCGACCTTCCGCGCGCTGAGCAAGCACGGCTACAAGGACCTCCGGATGCGCGACATCGGCGAGGAGATGGACCTCACGCGGCAGGTGATCCACTACCACTTCGACGGGAAGTACGACCTCATGTCCTCGTTTCTCGAACACATCATCGACCAGTACGAGGGCAGCGTGGTCGTCGAACACGACGCCGACCCGCGGACCGAGCTCCGCGCGCGCGTCGACCAGTGTCTCTTCGGTCCCGAGTTCGAGGAGTTCGGCCACTGGGACCGGATGAAGGTGTACCACGAGCTGTACACGCAGGCGCAAAACGACGGGGAGCACCGCGAGGTGTTCAACGAACACTACGAGCGCATCCGTGGCAGCATCGTCGAGGTCGTCGAGGAGGGGATCGAGGAGGGCGTCTTCCGCGACGTCGACGCCGAACGGATGGGTCAGCTGATCACCGACGTGATCCACGCCGCCCGCGGCCGCCGGATCTCGCTCGGCCACGAGGACGCCCCCGAGGAGGCGCGAGAGGCGATGGACGAGTTCATTCTGGAGTCGCTAGAGCGGACCGAGTAG
- a CDS encoding CaiB/BaiF CoA transferase family protein: protein MTAHDGDAARSGKILEGVTVLDLSTFVTGGFCSAMLANQGAEVVKIEQPGYGDAVRHSGPPFIKGESPYYWTLSYGKKSLELDLKNPEAKEALYELVEEADVFIQNFRPGTAERLDVDYDTLSDHNENLIYLAISAFGQTGPWRERSGYDLLIQGMSGIMSVTGEPDRQPVKVGLPMTDLITAMWAAFGATTALYRRERTGEGEYIDLGMLEATLPWLTKQAGMVFAGEETKRMGTKDPVLAPYQTFETKDGFINICILNEKLWGELCEALDRPDLPEDERFEMNADRVEHLDELEAEIEATLADKTTDEWIEVIAEDAGVPAGPVYSVEEALESPQIEARGTITEIDHPELGEVPVIEHPLKFRNADSGFELPPPLLGEHNREVFREHGYSETEIDRLAELGVFGDDPENPVDDDSTDVDDDSTDSES, encoded by the coding sequence ATGACCGCCCACGACGGGGATGCTGCCCGGTCCGGCAAGATCCTCGAGGGGGTCACCGTCCTCGACCTCTCGACGTTCGTCACCGGCGGGTTCTGCTCGGCGATGTTGGCGAACCAGGGCGCGGAGGTCGTCAAGATCGAGCAACCGGGATACGGCGACGCCGTCCGGCATTCCGGTCCGCCGTTCATCAAAGGCGAATCGCCGTACTACTGGACGTTGAGCTACGGAAAGAAGAGTCTCGAGCTCGACCTGAAGAACCCGGAGGCGAAGGAGGCGCTGTACGAACTCGTCGAGGAGGCGGACGTCTTCATCCAGAACTTTCGACCCGGCACCGCCGAACGTCTCGACGTCGACTACGACACCCTCTCCGACCACAACGAGAATCTGATCTACCTCGCGATCTCGGCGTTCGGACAGACGGGACCGTGGCGCGAACGCTCCGGCTACGACCTCCTCATCCAGGGGATGAGCGGGATCATGAGCGTCACCGGCGAGCCGGACCGCCAGCCGGTGAAGGTCGGATTGCCGATGACGGACCTGATCACGGCGATGTGGGCCGCGTTCGGCGCGACGACCGCCCTCTATCGCCGGGAACGGACGGGGGAGGGCGAGTACATCGACCTCGGCATGCTGGAGGCGACCCTCCCGTGGCTCACCAAGCAGGCGGGGATGGTGTTCGCGGGCGAGGAGACGAAGCGGATGGGGACGAAGGACCCCGTCCTCGCCCCCTACCAGACGTTCGAGACGAAGGACGGCTTCATCAACATCTGTATCCTCAACGAGAAGCTCTGGGGAGAACTCTGCGAGGCGCTCGACCGTCCCGACCTCCCGGAGGACGAGCGCTTCGAGATGAACGCCGACCGCGTCGAGCACCTCGACGAACTGGAGGCGGAGATCGAAGCCACCCTCGCCGACAAGACCACCGACGAGTGGATCGAGGTCATCGCCGAGGACGCCGGCGTGCCGGCCGGTCCCGTCTACAGCGTCGAGGAGGCGCTCGAGAGCCCACAGATCGAAGCCAGAGGAACGATCACCGAGATCGACCATCCCGAACTCGGCGAGGTCCCCGTGATCGAACACCCGCTCAAGTTCCGCAACGCCGACAGCGGCTTCGAGCTCCCGCCGCCGTTGCTCGGCGAGCACAACCGCGAGGTGTTCCGCGAACACGGCTACTCCGAGACGGAAATCGACCGCCTCGCCGAACTCGGCGTGTTCGGCGACGACCCGGAGAACCCCGTCGACGACGACTCCACCGACGTCGACGACGACTCCACTGACAGCGAGTCCTGA
- a CDS encoding Cdc6/Cdc18 family protein, with translation MDEGEHTSGVDGDITPADSEESDGEESDDSDGSTGSSSPQPSPSSLDRTGADRVESDADTDRVKSDADTFDGNGSGSGSDIESDPGDDVDVVGEVDVDAVASDDSGRTPETGPEASGLGNGGRDRSSPDVDFDGVVLDNDDDDDNQGLFDDLLSGEPIFENKEVLRPSYTPHELPHRNDQINRMATILVSALRGETPSNILIYGKTGTGKTASAKFVSQELESTSQKYDVPCEVEYINCEVTDTQYRVLAQLANTFIEENQTVIADRLARLEELRADATEATPDATVDATDATRDSAAALADTEFDSVDELDDRIETLEADADEMEEVPMTGWPTDRVYSTFFEAVDYHERVVVIMLDEIDKLVEKSGDDTLYNLSRMNSELDNSRISIMGISNDLKFTDFLDPRVKSSLGEEEIVFPPYDANQLRDILQHRADIAFKGDALTDDVIPLCAAFAAQEHGDARRALDLLRTAGELAERSQAEIVAEKHVRQAQDKIELDRVVEVVRTLPTQSKIVLFAVILLEKNGVHNINTGEVFNIYKRLCEEIDADVLTQRRVTDLISELDMLGIVNAVVVSKGRYGRTKEMGLSVPVEETEAVLLSDSRLGDIENAQPFVQARFDN, from the coding sequence ATGGACGAAGGCGAGCACACATCGGGGGTCGACGGCGACATCACACCGGCCGACAGCGAGGAGTCGGACGGCGAGGAATCCGACGATAGCGACGGCTCGACCGGATCCTCGTCTCCGCAGCCATCCCCATCGTCGTTGGACCGAACGGGGGCAGATCGAGTGGAATCGGACGCCGACACGGATCGAGTGAAATCGGACGCCGACACGTTCGACGGAAACGGCTCCGGTTCCGGATCCGATATCGAATCCGATCCCGGTGACGACGTCGATGTAGTCGGCGAGGTCGACGTGGACGCCGTCGCGTCCGACGACTCCGGCCGAACTCCGGAGACCGGACCCGAAGCGTCGGGGCTCGGAAACGGCGGCCGCGACCGCTCGTCACCCGACGTCGACTTCGACGGCGTCGTCCTCGACAACGACGATGACGACGACAATCAGGGGCTGTTCGACGACCTCCTCTCCGGCGAGCCGATATTCGAGAACAAGGAGGTTCTCCGACCGTCGTACACCCCCCACGAGCTTCCCCACCGAAACGATCAGATCAACCGGATGGCGACGATCCTCGTCTCCGCGCTCCGTGGTGAGACCCCCTCCAACATCCTCATCTACGGGAAGACGGGGACCGGAAAGACCGCCTCGGCGAAGTTCGTCTCCCAGGAGCTCGAATCGACCTCACAGAAGTACGACGTGCCGTGCGAGGTCGAGTACATCAACTGCGAGGTGACCGACACGCAGTACCGGGTCCTCGCCCAGCTCGCGAACACGTTCATCGAGGAGAACCAGACGGTCATCGCCGACCGGCTCGCCCGGCTCGAGGAGCTTCGGGCGGACGCGACGGAAGCCACGCCGGACGCGACAGTCGACGCCACGGACGCGACCCGCGACAGCGCCGCCGCGCTCGCCGACACCGAGTTCGACTCGGTCGACGAACTGGACGATCGCATCGAGACGCTCGAGGCCGACGCCGACGAGATGGAGGAGGTCCCGATGACGGGGTGGCCGACCGACCGCGTCTACTCGACGTTCTTCGAGGCGGTCGACTACCACGAGCGCGTGGTCGTGATCATGCTCGACGAGATCGACAAGCTCGTCGAGAAGAGCGGCGACGACACCCTGTATAACCTCTCGCGGATGAACTCCGAGCTCGACAACTCCCGCATCTCGATCATGGGGATCTCGAACGACCTGAAGTTCACCGACTTCCTCGACCCGCGGGTCAAATCCAGCCTCGGCGAGGAGGAGATCGTCTTCCCGCCGTACGACGCGAACCAGCTCCGTGACATCCTCCAGCACCGCGCCGACATCGCGTTCAAGGGTGACGCGCTCACCGACGACGTGATCCCGCTGTGTGCGGCGTTCGCCGCCCAGGAACACGGGGACGCGCGCCGCGCGCTCGACCTCCTCCGGACCGCCGGCGAGCTCGCGGAGCGCTCCCAGGCGGAGATCGTCGCCGAGAAGCACGTCCGACAGGCCCAAGACAAGATCGAGCTCGACCGCGTCGTCGAGGTCGTCCGGACTCTACCGACCCAGAGCAAGATCGTCCTGTTCGCCGTGATCCTCCTCGAGAAGAACGGCGTCCACAACATCAACACCGGCGAGGTGTTCAACATCTACAAGCGGCTCTGCGAGGAGATCGACGCCGACGTGCTCACCCAGCGCCGCGTCACCGACCTCATCAGCGAGCTCGACATGCTGGGGATCGTCAACGCGGTCGTCGTCTCGAAGGGGCGGTACGGCCGAACCAAGGAGATGGGGCTCTCAGTGCCAGTCGAGGAGACCGAGGCGGTCCTCCTGTCCGACTCGCGGCTCGGCGACATCGAGAACGCGCAGCCGTTCGTTCAGGCTCGCTTCGACAACTGA
- a CDS encoding S26 family signal peptidase, with amino-acid sequence MDPEDRPASSGDDSLDDDPADGGSDGGDPVAVDDSLDGDDSFDVDDPTDADEPVDRDPSGIDPIDDGSSDDDELTRGTGIDDGDPGLFYRFRHDMEGPLMWLREMLSSVAVVLLIGAILFAVSGVWPPMVAVESPSMEPNMNTGDLVFVTEPGRLAPDAADNDLGVVTHETGEESGYRTFGDYGSVVIYQPPGRQASPIIHRAMFHVEEGENWYDRADDRYHNADDCGELRNCPAPHAGFVTLGDNNRQYDQANGLAEPVAAEWVTGVARLRVPYLGYVRLITTGQAEVSDVLGAVVVSPGGGIVAFSGGSTGASPGGGAVTSPAIDSVAA; translated from the coding sequence ATGGACCCCGAAGATCGGCCGGCGTCGAGCGGGGACGACTCGCTCGACGACGATCCGGCCGACGGCGGCTCGGATGGAGGCGATCCGGTCGCCGTCGACGACTCGCTCGACGGCGACGACTCGTTCGATGTCGACGACCCGACCGACGCCGACGAGCCGGTCGACCGTGATCCGAGCGGTATCGATCCGATCGACGACGGCTCCTCCGACGACGACGAACTGACGAGGGGAACCGGGATCGACGACGGGGATCCGGGGCTGTTCTACCGGTTCCGTCACGACATGGAGGGGCCGCTCATGTGGCTCCGGGAGATGCTCTCGAGCGTCGCGGTCGTGCTCCTGATCGGAGCCATCCTGTTCGCGGTCAGCGGGGTGTGGCCCCCGATGGTCGCGGTCGAGTCGCCGAGCATGGAGCCCAACATGAACACCGGCGATCTCGTGTTCGTCACCGAACCCGGACGGCTCGCACCCGACGCCGCCGACAACGACCTCGGCGTCGTGACCCACGAGACCGGCGAGGAGAGCGGGTACCGAACCTTCGGCGACTACGGGTCGGTCGTGATCTACCAGCCGCCGGGGAGGCAGGCGTCGCCGATCATCCACCGCGCGATGTTTCACGTCGAGGAGGGCGAGAACTGGTACGATCGGGCCGACGACCGATATCACAACGCCGACGACTGCGGTGAACTCCGGAACTGCCCCGCGCCGCACGCCGGGTTCGTCACGCTCGGCGACAACAACCGCCAGTACGACCAGGCCAACGGCCTCGCCGAACCCGTCGCCGCCGAGTGGGTGACGGGGGTCGCCAGACTCCGGGTGCCGTACCTCGGATACGTCCGGCTGATCACGACCGGACAGGCGGAAGTGAGCGACGTGCTCGGCGCGGTCGTCGTGTCGCCGGGGGGCGGCATCGTCGCGTTCTCGGGAGGCAGTACCGGCGCGTCGCCGGGAGGCGGTGCCGTCACGTCGCCAGCGATCGATTCCGTCGCCGCGTGA
- a CDS encoding DUF5808 domain-containing protein: MADKPSSGEILGIPYNFDRPSLGRLLSSYWQPEKGMLVEKPFGIGYTLNLANWRSWVVLAVAGGLYWQQKGSETAGSGGTPSESDDEDSGPVEVIVDDD; the protein is encoded by the coding sequence ATGGCAGACAAACCGTCGTCGGGAGAGATACTCGGGATCCCGTACAACTTCGATCGACCGAGCCTCGGTCGGCTCCTCTCGTCGTACTGGCAGCCGGAGAAGGGAATGTTGGTCGAGAAGCCGTTCGGGATCGGCTACACGCTGAACCTCGCGAACTGGCGTTCGTGGGTCGTCCTCGCGGTCGCGGGCGGTCTCTACTGGCAACAGAAGGGGTCGGAGACGGCCGGATCGGGAGGGACCCCGAGCGAGTCCGACGACGAGGACTCCGGTCCCGTCGAAGTGATCGTCGACGACGACTGA